The Saccharothrix variisporea genome has a segment encoding these proteins:
- a CDS encoding GMC family oxidoreductase, which yields MYDYVIVGAGSAGCVLAARLTEDPDVSVCLVEAGPADTSENVHVPAAFGKLFRTRLDWDLDTHDEPHLNGRRVYLPRGRVLGGTSSINAMIYVRGNRADFDGWNQPGWSYDELLPYFIRAEDNERGASEYHGVGGPLGVSDSRSRNVMSTAFVEAALQAGYHANDDFNGAEQDGFGLYQVTQRDGKRCSAAVAYLHPAMSRPNLTVLTNVDVHRVTFDGDRATGVVGARLDEEVVLRAEREVVLAAGAYNSPHLLQLSGIGPADLLRALDVPVVLDQPLVGQNLQDHPHVMLVFAHSQPVSLLIAGDPKYAQEFVEHGTGPLTSNIGEAGGFFRSTDDLTAPDMQFLAGPVMFADGGLGAPTDHAISYGACLLTPRSRGSVTIASGDPTAKAKVQHNYYADDEDMRAMVEGVRRGLEIARQQALSPYTERHVGAPESESDADLREHVRRATQTMYHPAGTCAMGTVVDAELRVQGVRGLRVVDASVMPTVVRGNTNAPTIAIAEKAADLILGRPALERAAASAVSA from the coding sequence ATGTACGACTACGTGATCGTCGGTGCCGGTTCCGCGGGATGCGTGCTCGCGGCGCGGTTGACCGAGGACCCGGACGTCTCGGTCTGCCTGGTCGAGGCCGGCCCGGCGGACACCTCCGAGAACGTGCACGTGCCCGCCGCGTTCGGCAAGCTGTTCCGCACCCGGCTGGACTGGGACCTCGACACCCACGACGAGCCGCACCTCAACGGTCGCCGCGTCTACCTGCCGCGCGGCCGGGTGCTGGGCGGCACCAGCTCGATCAACGCGATGATCTACGTCCGCGGCAACCGCGCGGACTTCGACGGCTGGAACCAGCCGGGCTGGTCCTACGACGAGCTGCTGCCCTACTTCATCCGCGCCGAGGACAACGAGCGCGGCGCGTCGGAGTACCACGGTGTCGGCGGGCCGCTGGGCGTGTCGGACAGCCGGTCCCGCAACGTCATGTCCACCGCGTTCGTGGAGGCCGCGTTGCAGGCGGGCTACCACGCCAACGACGACTTCAACGGCGCCGAGCAGGACGGGTTCGGCCTCTACCAGGTGACCCAGCGGGACGGGAAGCGGTGCAGCGCCGCCGTGGCCTACCTGCACCCGGCGATGTCGCGGCCGAACCTGACCGTGCTGACCAACGTCGACGTGCACCGCGTGACCTTCGACGGCGACCGCGCCACCGGGGTGGTCGGCGCACGCCTGGACGAGGAGGTCGTGCTGCGGGCCGAGCGCGAGGTCGTCCTGGCCGCCGGCGCCTACAACTCGCCGCACCTGCTCCAGCTGTCCGGCATCGGACCCGCGGACCTGCTGCGCGCGCTGGACGTCCCGGTGGTGCTGGACCAGCCGCTGGTCGGGCAGAACCTCCAGGACCACCCGCACGTGATGCTGGTGTTCGCGCACTCCCAGCCGGTGAGCCTGCTCATCGCGGGCGACCCGAAGTACGCGCAGGAGTTCGTCGAGCACGGCACCGGTCCGCTGACGTCCAACATCGGCGAGGCGGGCGGCTTCTTCCGCTCGACCGACGACCTGACCGCGCCGGACATGCAGTTCCTGGCCGGCCCGGTGATGTTCGCCGACGGCGGCCTGGGCGCGCCGACCGACCACGCCATCTCCTACGGCGCGTGCCTGCTGACGCCGCGCAGCCGGGGCAGCGTGACGATCGCGTCCGGCGATCCCACGGCCAAGGCGAAGGTGCAGCACAACTACTACGCCGACGACGAGGACATGCGCGCCATGGTGGAGGGCGTGCGGCGAGGCCTGGAGATCGCGCGGCAGCAGGCGCTGTCCCCCTACACCGAGCGGCACGTCGGGGCGCCGGAGTCGGAGTCCGACGCCGACCTGCGCGAACACGTCCGGCGGGCGACGCAGACCATGTACCACCCGGCGGGCACGTGCGCGATGGGCACGGTGGTGGACGCGGAGCTGCGCGTGCAGGGCGTCCGGGGGCTGCGGGTGGTGGACGCCTCCGTCATGCCGACCGTGGTGCGCGGCAACACCAACGCGCCGACCATCGCGATCGCCGAGAAGGCCGCCGACCTGATCCTGGGCCGCCCCGCGCTCGAGCGGGCCGCCGCGTCCGCCGTGTCCGCCTGA
- a CDS encoding maleylpyruvate isomerase family mycothiol-dependent enzyme gives MPVYDMLVDERLRMADLLEGLSPDQARTPSLCAGWTVHDVGAHLVTYLRFGQAKLYWAIVTTAANFDEYNRKLTAREARLSTVEVAGRLRRWAASKTTIPRAGFEPVLADIVLHDLDVRMPLGIERTIPEDRLHVVFQHLAERPSPGFSMGSRLHGLRLEAVDTGWSHGSGPAVRGEAEPLVLAMSGRPEGFDRLEGDGLDVLRERVTAAPPRTAGERMKAVVRQALNLH, from the coding sequence GTGCCGGTCTACGACATGCTCGTCGACGAGCGACTCCGGATGGCCGACCTGCTGGAAGGCCTCAGCCCCGACCAGGCGCGGACGCCGAGCCTGTGCGCCGGGTGGACCGTCCACGACGTGGGCGCGCACCTGGTGACGTACCTGAGGTTCGGGCAGGCGAAGCTGTACTGGGCGATCGTCACCACGGCGGCGAACTTCGACGAGTACAACCGCAAGCTCACCGCCCGCGAAGCCCGACTGTCCACAGTGGAGGTCGCGGGCCGGTTGCGCCGGTGGGCCGCGTCGAAGACCACCATCCCGCGGGCCGGGTTCGAGCCCGTCCTGGCCGACATCGTCCTGCACGACCTGGACGTCCGGATGCCGCTGGGCATCGAGCGCACCATCCCCGAGGACCGGCTGCACGTGGTGTTCCAGCACCTCGCCGAACGGCCGTCGCCCGGCTTCTCGATGGGGTCGCGCCTGCACGGCCTGCGCCTGGAAGCCGTGGACACCGGCTGGTCGCACGGCAGCGGACCGGCGGTGCGCGGCGAGGCCGAACCGCTGGTGCTGGCGATGAGCGGACGCCCGGAGGGGTTCGACCGCCTCGAAGGCGACGGCCTGGACGTCCTCCGCGAGCGCGTGACGGCCGCGCCGCCCCGAACCGCCGGCGAGCGGATGAAGGCGGTGGTTCGGCAAGCCCTCAACCTGCACTGA
- a CDS encoding bacterial transcriptional activator domain-containing protein → MQLWRGDPLPDLGCVAELGLEADRLRGQHVRNLLGLGELCLVSGEPVRAGYLARRALEQDPFAPRAHRLVLAAALKTRDPERVAGARRVVLSALAQLGVAPDPSTALLLRQRLG, encoded by the coding sequence GTGCAGCTGTGGCGGGGGGATCCGTTGCCGGACCTGGGGTGTGTGGCGGAGCTGGGGTTGGAGGCGGACCGGCTGCGGGGGCAGCACGTGCGGAACCTGTTGGGGTTGGGGGAGTTGTGCCTGGTGTCGGGGGAGCCTGTGCGGGCGGGGTACTTGGCGCGGCGGGCGTTGGAGCAGGATCCTTTTGCGCCTCGGGCGCACCGGTTGGTGCTGGCTGCCGCGTTGAAGACTCGGGATCCGGAGCGGGTGGCGGGTGCTCGGCGGGTGGTTCTTTCCGCTTTGGCTCAGCTTGGGGTGGCTCCTGACCCTTCTACTGCTTTGCTGTTGCGGCAGCGGTTGGGCTAG
- a CDS encoding FAD-dependent oxidoreductase produces MAGLMAARVLAEFYGEVVVVDRDDLSEVSGTPRNSVRQGGHAHALLARGLRVLEELYPGLTDELVALGMPVGDLGDNLRWIFNGRQIAKVHTGLVVVSLVRPLLEGHVRTRTAALGVVFRDRTDILGLATTADRGRVTGVRVRDQADDSTEVLEADLVLDATGRGSRTPAWLEELGYERAPEEKIKVGLSYVTQHFRLPEDLLGDDLASIPVATPGHPRGAVFSRACGRWQLSLTGILGDQPPTDQEGFLAYAKSLPVPEIHEWVRDAERIDTPTAIRYPASVRRHYEKLTRFPAGMLVLGDGATSFNPVYAQGMTVAALEVLKLRENLRRGSVPHFRRWFADIAKVIDAPWEIATTGDLAFPGVEGRRTAKVRFVNAYLARLHAGAPRDPHLSNAFLRVAGLIDAPPSMMKPGTLLRVLRAGKPPATTATTGDRLRSAARAD; encoded by the coding sequence ATGGCGGGTCTGATGGCGGCGAGGGTGCTCGCCGAGTTCTACGGCGAGGTCGTGGTGGTCGACCGCGACGACCTGTCCGAGGTCAGCGGGACGCCGCGCAACAGCGTGCGGCAGGGCGGGCACGCGCACGCCCTGCTGGCGCGCGGCCTGCGCGTGCTGGAGGAGCTGTACCCGGGGCTGACCGACGAGCTGGTGGCGCTGGGCATGCCGGTCGGCGACCTCGGCGACAACCTGCGCTGGATCTTCAACGGCCGGCAGATCGCGAAGGTCCACACCGGACTGGTCGTCGTGTCGCTGGTGCGCCCCCTGCTGGAGGGCCACGTGCGGACCCGGACGGCGGCGCTCGGCGTCGTCTTCCGGGACCGCACGGACATCCTCGGCCTGGCCACGACCGCCGACCGCGGCCGGGTCACGGGTGTGCGGGTGCGCGACCAGGCCGACGACTCCACCGAGGTGCTGGAGGCCGACCTGGTCCTCGACGCGACCGGGCGCGGGTCGCGGACGCCGGCGTGGCTGGAGGAGCTGGGGTACGAGCGCGCGCCCGAGGAGAAGATCAAGGTCGGGCTGAGCTACGTGACCCAGCACTTCCGGCTGCCCGAGGACCTGCTGGGCGACGACCTGGCGAGCATCCCGGTGGCCACGCCCGGCCACCCGCGCGGCGCGGTGTTCTCCCGGGCCTGCGGGCGCTGGCAGCTGTCGCTGACCGGCATCCTGGGCGACCAGCCGCCGACCGACCAGGAGGGTTTCCTGGCCTACGCCAAGTCGCTGCCGGTCCCGGAGATCCACGAGTGGGTCCGCGACGCCGAGCGCATCGACACGCCGACCGCCATCCGGTACCCGGCCAGCGTGCGCCGGCACTACGAGAAGCTGACCCGGTTCCCGGCCGGGATGCTCGTGCTGGGCGACGGGGCGACCAGCTTCAACCCGGTGTACGCGCAGGGCATGACGGTGGCCGCGCTGGAGGTGCTCAAGCTGCGGGAGAACCTGCGGCGCGGGTCGGTGCCGCACTTCCGCCGGTGGTTCGCCGACATCGCGAAGGTCATCGACGCCCCGTGGGAGATCGCGACGACCGGCGACCTGGCCTTCCCCGGCGTGGAGGGCAGGCGGACGGCGAAGGTGCGGTTCGTCAACGCCTACCTGGCGCGGCTGCACGCGGGCGCGCCGCGCGACCCGCACCTGTCCAACGCGTTCCTGCGGGTGGCGGGCCTGATCGACGCGCCGCCGTCGATGATGAAGCCGGGCACCCTGCTGCGCGTGCTGCGGGCCGGCAAGCCCCCGGCCACCACCGCCACAACGGGCGACCGACTCCGCAGCGCGGCGCGGGCCGACTGA
- a CDS encoding winged helix-turn-helix transcriptional regulator has protein sequence MATKRKYDDGCATAHALDLVGERWALLIARELLFGPKRFTDLRTGMPGASPNVLSHRLRELEDVGVVRRRKLPPPAAAWVYELTEWGHELEPVITALGRWGGRSPSLRHDAAISVDSLMLALKTLFDPERAAGFTADLVLRLGEDSFKVQLSADRIWILRGELDHPHAVIETDPATLNALIWSGRGLSEAIESGDLRLTGSRERVERFLGLFPLPEPAVVA, from the coding sequence ATGGCGACCAAGCGCAAGTACGACGACGGGTGCGCGACCGCCCACGCGCTGGACCTGGTGGGGGAGCGCTGGGCGTTGTTGATCGCCCGTGAGCTGCTGTTCGGGCCGAAGCGGTTCACCGACCTGCGCACCGGCATGCCCGGCGCGAGCCCCAACGTGCTGTCCCACCGGCTGCGCGAGCTCGAGGACGTCGGCGTGGTCCGCCGCCGCAAGCTGCCGCCGCCCGCCGCCGCCTGGGTGTACGAGTTGACCGAGTGGGGTCACGAGCTGGAACCGGTCATCACCGCGCTGGGTCGGTGGGGCGGCCGGTCGCCGTCGCTGCGCCACGACGCCGCGATCAGCGTCGACTCGCTCATGCTCGCGCTCAAGACGCTGTTCGACCCGGAGCGGGCGGCCGGCTTCACCGCGGACCTCGTGCTGCGGCTGGGCGAGGACTCGTTCAAGGTGCAGCTGTCGGCGGACCGGATCTGGATCCTGCGCGGCGAGCTGGACCACCCGCACGCGGTGATCGAGACCGACCCGGCGACGCTCAACGCGCTGATCTGGAGCGGGCGCGGCCTGTCGGAGGCCATCGAGTCCGGCGACCTGCGGCTCACCGGCAGCCGGGAGCGCGTGGAACGCTTCCTCGGACTGTTCCCGCTGCCCGAACCCGCCGTGGTGGCGTGA
- a CDS encoding winged helix-turn-helix transcriptional regulator, with protein sequence MASKRKYEESCAAAHALDLVGERWALLVVRELLFGPKRFTDLRAGIPGASPDVLSQRLRQLERAGVVRRRKLPPPAGTRVYDLTAWGRELEPVIVGFGRWGGRSPGLDHRAAIGADAVMLAFKTLFDPRLSAGCVADVFVRVGGEGFRVSLSDNEIDVRRGDAAGADAVVVTDPATLHGIVWGTRSPAEAEAAGEVAVQGDRDRFACLLSTLAPPEPAAAERNIA encoded by the coding sequence GTGGCGAGCAAGCGCAAGTACGAGGAGAGTTGTGCCGCCGCCCACGCCCTCGACCTGGTCGGCGAGCGGTGGGCGTTGCTGGTGGTGCGCGAACTGCTGTTCGGCCCCAAGCGGTTCACCGACCTGCGGGCCGGGATCCCGGGCGCGAGCCCGGACGTGCTGTCCCAGCGGCTGCGCCAACTGGAAAGGGCCGGCGTGGTCCGGCGCCGCAAGCTGCCGCCGCCCGCGGGCACCCGCGTCTACGACCTGACCGCGTGGGGCCGCGAGCTGGAACCGGTGATCGTCGGGTTCGGCCGGTGGGGCGGCCGGTCACCGGGCCTGGACCACCGCGCGGCCATCGGTGCGGACGCGGTGATGCTCGCGTTCAAGACCCTGTTCGACCCGCGCCTGTCGGCCGGGTGCGTCGCCGACGTGTTCGTGCGGGTCGGCGGCGAGGGGTTCCGGGTGTCCTTGTCCGACAACGAGATCGACGTCCGCCGGGGTGACGCCGCCGGCGCGGACGCGGTCGTGGTGACCGATCCGGCGACCCTGCACGGCATCGTGTGGGGCACCCGCTCGCCGGCCGAGGCCGAAGCCGCCGGCGAAGTCGCCGTGCAGGGCGACCGGGACCGGTTCGCGTGCCTGCTGAGCACCCTCGCACCACCGGAACCGGCCGCCGCCGAGCGGAACATCGCCTAG
- a CDS encoding epoxide hydrolase family protein, translated as MQPFRIEIPQADLDDLDRRLEGTRWPDEVPGAGWARGVPVGYLKDLVEHWRHRFDWRAVEAKLNELPQFTTEIDGTNIHFVHVRSPEPNATPLVITHGWPGSFVEFLDVIGPLTDPAAHGGDPADAFHVVIPTLPGFGFSGPTGEAGWDVDRVARAWQTLMAELGYDRYVAQGADWGKLVTLELARIDPEHVAGVHLNMLVTFPPPDPAEMAGLSEADMGRLGKLLHFDLEGSGYMKIQATRPQTLAYGLTDSPVGQLAWIAEKFLEWTDSHLSPEDAVDRDRLLTIVSIFWLTATAGSSAQLYYESTDRTNQNVAARWAGPWPITVPAGVAVFPHDPAPPVRRFAEKILPTITHWTEFDRGGHFAAFEEPDLYVEDVRAFSRSLKQG; from the coding sequence ATGCAACCTTTCCGCATCGAAATCCCCCAGGCCGACCTGGACGACCTGGACCGCAGGCTGGAGGGCACCCGGTGGCCGGACGAGGTGCCGGGCGCGGGCTGGGCGCGGGGTGTGCCCGTCGGCTACCTCAAGGACCTCGTGGAGCACTGGCGCCACCGCTTCGACTGGCGCGCGGTGGAGGCCAAGCTCAACGAACTGCCCCAGTTCACCACGGAGATCGACGGCACGAACATCCACTTCGTCCACGTCCGCTCACCCGAACCGAACGCCACCCCGCTGGTCATCACCCACGGGTGGCCCGGCTCGTTCGTGGAGTTCCTGGACGTCATCGGCCCCCTCACCGACCCCGCCGCACACGGCGGCGACCCGGCCGACGCGTTCCACGTCGTCATCCCGACCCTCCCCGGCTTCGGCTTCTCCGGCCCCACCGGCGAAGCGGGCTGGGACGTCGACCGCGTCGCCCGGGCGTGGCAGACCCTGATGGCGGAACTGGGCTACGACCGGTACGTGGCCCAGGGCGCCGACTGGGGCAAGCTCGTGACCCTGGAACTGGCCCGCATCGACCCCGAGCACGTCGCCGGCGTGCACCTGAACATGCTGGTCACCTTCCCACCCCCGGACCCGGCCGAGATGGCGGGGTTGTCGGAGGCCGACATGGGCCGGCTGGGCAAGCTCCTGCACTTCGACCTCGAGGGTTCGGGGTACATGAAGATCCAGGCCACCCGGCCGCAGACGCTGGCCTACGGCCTGACCGACTCGCCGGTCGGGCAGCTGGCGTGGATCGCGGAGAAGTTCCTGGAGTGGACCGACTCCCACCTGTCCCCGGAGGACGCGGTAGACCGGGACCGGCTGCTGACCATCGTCTCGATCTTCTGGCTGACGGCGACGGCCGGCTCGTCGGCGCAGCTGTACTACGAGTCGACGGACCGGACCAACCAGAACGTGGCGGCCAGGTGGGCGGGCCCGTGGCCGATCACGGTGCCGGCCGGGGTCGCGGTGTTCCCGCACGACCCGGCACCACCGGTGCGGCGGTTCGCGGAGAAGATCCTTCCGACGATCACCCACTGGACCGAGTTCGACCGGGGCGGGCACTTCGCGGCGTTCGAGGAGCCGGACCTGTACGTCGAGGACGTGCGGGCTTTCTCCCGGTCGTTGAAGCAGGGCTGA
- a CDS encoding DUF6239 family natural product biosynthesis protein — MHGHGGGAVGLPLGFTLLRLVLLVAVTIAAGWALTRPFTTTGPRTRQVVTGAAAAGGVVSLLVADARWLPAPAAAAVLLCVCTPPLLRDRFPGVARCVVAAVVLTAAAAALWFTGPPLAGAHVVLMAGFAGVAWLAVCPPTVVVRVVGIGAGVALLASLAQITVAGHLVTPPSGRPVLARVAVGDAPVDVLVVPHRPGWNLVHTAVPLKVGNSPTALVDAEERPGASGRWVLVWLGEARASLWLERNGTHATMPVDPGKDPWTGPDVRDPEAPEYASAVLASLLTGNPRDQPWPTHPASRRRAPDLSTAEAQSYLRALADAFPGEAPTAAGLAAWTASRAQ; from the coding sequence GTGCACGGTCACGGCGGCGGGGCGGTGGGCCTGCCCCTGGGCTTCACCCTGCTGCGGCTGGTCCTGCTCGTCGCCGTGACGATCGCGGCGGGCTGGGCGCTGACCCGACCGTTCACCACGACCGGCCCGCGCACCCGACAGGTCGTCACCGGCGCGGCGGCGGCGGGCGGGGTGGTCTCCCTGCTCGTCGCCGACGCGCGCTGGCTCCCCGCCCCGGCCGCGGCGGCGGTCCTGCTGTGCGTGTGCACCCCACCGCTGCTGCGGGACCGGTTCCCCGGCGTGGCCCGGTGCGTGGTGGCCGCCGTCGTCCTGACCGCGGCCGCCGCCGCGCTGTGGTTCACCGGTCCCCCGCTGGCCGGCGCGCACGTCGTGCTGATGGCGGGGTTCGCGGGCGTGGCGTGGCTGGCGGTGTGCCCGCCGACGGTGGTGGTCCGCGTGGTCGGGATCGGCGCGGGCGTGGCACTCCTGGCGAGCCTGGCGCAGATCACCGTGGCCGGGCACCTGGTCACTCCACCGTCCGGGCGTCCCGTGCTGGCCCGGGTCGCGGTCGGCGACGCTCCCGTGGACGTCCTGGTCGTCCCACACAGACCGGGCTGGAACCTGGTCCACACGGCCGTTCCGCTCAAGGTCGGCAACTCCCCCACCGCCCTGGTCGACGCCGAGGAACGCCCAGGCGCCAGCGGCCGATGGGTTTTGGTGTGGCTGGGCGAGGCCCGCGCTTCCCTGTGGCTGGAACGAAACGGCACCCACGCCACCATGCCGGTCGACCCCGGCAAGGACCCGTGGACCGGCCCCGACGTACGCGACCCCGAGGCCCCCGAGTACGCCAGCGCCGTCCTGGCCTCCCTCCTCACCGGCAACCCGCGGGACCAACCCTGGCCCACCCACCCCGCCTCCCGACGGCGAGCCCCGGACCTGAGCACAGCCGAGGCCCAGAGCTACCTCCGCGCCCTGGCCGACGCGTTCCCCGGCGAGGCACCCACCGCCGCGGGCCTGGCCGCCTGGACCGCGAGCCGCGCGCAATGA
- a CDS encoding ABC transporter substrate-binding protein: MSRRVRLSGRAFRAFSAGSLATVLGFGLLACGSVQDASTQTTSPNAGSTAFPVTIEHKFGKAEIPKEPTKVVVVGTATDDLDAAIALGVTPVAFFNKSGGDAVPSWLKGKLDPAKTKIVDAAAGVDPEQVGKYAPDLILATSSYGLEQEYPNLAKLAPTVGYASEWGKQTWQEHVKVVAKALGRIAKGEELVGLTQASIDKFKAEHPKTAGKTFTASVGNTAGKMFTLVSKEDFAVRLVEQTGLTLSPTVADATKNESGSPTGTLNPEQYDKLAADLVIVAFTTPDLKQAFESNQLVAQVKSGNYLTVDMETISALRYPTVLDIPWVLEKLTPGIDKLA, translated from the coding sequence ATGTCTCGCAGGGTCCGTCTGTCCGGCAGAGCGTTCCGGGCCTTCTCCGCGGGTTCGCTCGCGACGGTGCTCGGCTTCGGCCTGCTCGCGTGCGGCTCCGTGCAGGACGCCTCCACGCAGACGACGTCCCCGAACGCGGGCTCCACGGCCTTCCCGGTGACCATCGAGCACAAGTTCGGCAAGGCCGAGATCCCCAAGGAGCCGACGAAGGTCGTCGTCGTCGGCACCGCGACCGACGACCTCGACGCCGCCATCGCCCTGGGCGTGACCCCGGTGGCGTTCTTCAACAAGTCCGGCGGCGACGCCGTCCCGAGCTGGCTGAAGGGCAAGCTCGACCCGGCCAAGACCAAGATCGTCGACGCCGCCGCCGGCGTGGACCCGGAGCAGGTCGGCAAGTACGCGCCGGACCTGATCCTGGCCACGTCGTCCTACGGCCTGGAGCAGGAGTACCCGAACCTGGCCAAGCTCGCGCCGACCGTCGGCTACGCCTCCGAGTGGGGCAAGCAGACCTGGCAGGAGCACGTCAAGGTGGTCGCCAAGGCCCTGGGCCGGATCGCGAAGGGCGAGGAACTCGTCGGCCTCACGCAGGCCTCGATCGACAAGTTCAAGGCCGAACACCCGAAGACCGCGGGCAAGACCTTCACCGCGTCGGTCGGCAACACCGCCGGCAAGATGTTCACGCTGGTGTCCAAGGAGGACTTCGCCGTCCGCCTGGTCGAGCAGACGGGCCTGACCCTCAGCCCCACCGTGGCCGACGCGACGAAGAACGAGTCCGGCAGCCCGACCGGCACCCTCAACCCGGAGCAGTACGACAAGCTGGCCGCGGACCTGGTCATCGTCGCCTTCACCACCCCGGACCTCAAGCAGGCCTTCGAGTCCAACCAGCTGGTGGCCCAGGTCAAGTCCGGCAACTACCTGACGGTCGACATGGAGACCATCTCGGCCCTCCGCTACCCGACCGTCCTCGACATCCCGTGGGTGCTGGAGAAGCTCACCCCGGGCATCGACAAGCTCGCCTGA
- a CDS encoding MFS transporter produces MSTQRSDQPPPTPDSVEPPDPRRWKALALLGTAFFMVILDATIVLTAIPSIQEDLNFDVAGVQWVLTGYVITFGGLMLFFGRVADLMGRRSVFLAGVGLFVLSSLLCGIAWDGWVLLTARAIQGVSAAIMAPTALSIVVSTFRDPAERNQALGVWGALGGIGATAGLLLGGLITSGISWEWIFYINIPVGVAIFLLVPVLISESRERVAVRRFDTAGAVTITAALVLLIHAIVNAPEVGWAATSTIVEFVAAAVLVALFLVIESKSSAPLVPLRIFKLRNLTAGNLTIFAVGLTVDGMLFPLTIYVQEVLDYSALQFGLTSAVMTVMSIVGAMAGQAAVTKLGLRPIAVPALLLITVGTALLIGVSVGGTFWGDLFWGLLIFGPGMGAAFVTSQIAALDGVAEEESGLAAGLVDTSFNIGSALGIAIVTSVALSVAGGVTADDPKVALTEGLQSAFLVATVFAVLGLLASFLLPGKSPEPAGADAKAASVSTKD; encoded by the coding sequence ATGTCCACTCAACGGAGCGACCAGCCACCACCGACGCCCGACTCGGTCGAGCCGCCGGACCCGCGCCGCTGGAAGGCGCTGGCGCTGCTCGGCACGGCGTTCTTCATGGTCATCCTGGACGCGACGATCGTGCTCACCGCGATCCCGTCGATCCAGGAGGACCTGAACTTCGACGTCGCCGGCGTGCAGTGGGTGCTCACCGGGTACGTGATCACCTTCGGCGGCCTCATGCTGTTCTTCGGCCGCGTCGCCGACCTGATGGGGCGCCGCAGCGTGTTCCTCGCCGGCGTCGGCCTGTTCGTCCTGTCCTCGCTGCTGTGCGGCATCGCCTGGGACGGCTGGGTGCTGCTGACCGCCCGCGCGATCCAGGGCGTGTCGGCCGCGATCATGGCGCCGACCGCGCTGTCGATCGTGGTGTCCACCTTCCGCGACCCGGCCGAGCGCAACCAGGCGCTGGGCGTGTGGGGCGCGCTGGGCGGCATCGGCGCCACGGCCGGCCTGCTGCTGGGCGGCCTGATCACCTCCGGCATCAGCTGGGAGTGGATCTTCTACATCAACATCCCGGTCGGCGTCGCGATCTTCCTGCTGGTACCGGTCCTGATCAGCGAGAGCCGGGAGCGGGTCGCGGTCCGGCGGTTCGACACCGCGGGCGCGGTCACCATCACCGCCGCGCTCGTGCTGCTGATCCACGCGATCGTCAACGCGCCCGAGGTCGGCTGGGCCGCCACCTCGACCATCGTCGAGTTCGTCGCCGCCGCCGTGCTGGTCGCGCTGTTCCTGGTCATCGAGTCGAAGTCCTCGGCCCCGCTGGTGCCGCTGCGGATCTTCAAGCTGCGCAACCTCACCGCGGGCAACCTGACGATCTTCGCGGTCGGCCTCACCGTCGACGGCATGCTGTTCCCGCTGACCATCTACGTCCAGGAGGTGCTGGACTACTCGGCCCTCCAGTTCGGCCTCACCAGCGCCGTCATGACGGTGATGTCGATCGTGGGCGCGATGGCGGGCCAGGCGGCGGTCACCAAGCTGGGCCTGCGGCCCATCGCCGTCCCCGCGCTGCTGCTGATCACCGTCGGCACGGCGCTGCTGATCGGCGTGTCGGTCGGCGGCACGTTCTGGGGCGACCTGTTCTGGGGCCTGCTGATCTTCGGCCCCGGCATGGGCGCGGCGTTCGTCACCTCGCAGATCGCCGCCCTCGACGGCGTGGCCGAGGAGGAGTCCGGCCTGGCCGCGGGCCTGGTGGACACCTCGTTCAACATCGGCAGCGCCCTGGGCATCGCCATCGTCACCTCCGTCGCCCTGTCCGTCGCCGGCGGCGTGACCGCCGACGACCCCAAGGTCGCCCTGACCGAAGGCCTCCAGTCCGCTTTCCTCGTCGCGACGGTGTTCGCGGTGCTGGGCCTGCTCGCCTCGTTCCTGCTCCCCGGCAAATCCCCCGAGCCGGCCGGAGCGGACGCGAAGGCGGCGTCGGTGTCCACGAAGGACTGA